Below is a window of Cottoperca gobio chromosome 12, fCotGob3.1, whole genome shotgun sequence DNA.
AGTTGCCATTAAACTTTTTCTCTCAACCTGCAGAATATACAGTTAACttaaaagtttgacattttgggaaatactcaTTTTCGGTTTCTTGCTGATAATTAGATGAggagatcgataccactctcatatttgTCTGTTAAGTATAGGACTAAATCCAGGAGTGGAATCGAAAGGAAACATCTAGCCTGGCTATGTCTAAAGGTTACACGATCCACCTGGAGTCTTTTTCACTGGGAGGAAAGTCTAGAATGTCAATGTCATTCAAAGAAATAGTACAGCATATAACCCCTATAACACCATAACGTGTTGCTTTTACACAAACAGGATACATCGTGtcaattagtgagctttagaggtgcatcttttttctttagGTTAAGCTATGCTAATCAGCTGCTagctgtatatgtgtataagtgtgtaaagctaatttgtgtatttcccaaaatgttaataaGTCCTCAAATTCATGAGGGCtgcagtatttgtttttgtcctgaTCCCAACATGCATGCATGGCTTTCTCTGTGTCCTCAGAGGCGGTTATGATGACGCCCTCATGGCTCAGCTGGAGGGCAACCTGAATCCCTTCTTCCAGGCCATGTGCCGAGCACAGACCCTGCAGTTCCCCCACAAACGCAGCAGCATGGTCAGCCTGGACAGCCTCCGTAGAGACCCCCGCTGGAGAGACCCGAACCTACATGAGGTGATCTCGATGCTCAGCCACCCATTGGACCCGGTCAAGTCCAATGCTGCCGCCTATTTGCAGCACCTGTGTTATGAGAACGACCGCATCAAACTGGAGGTGCGCCAGCTTAACGGGGTGCCGAGCTTGGTGGAATTATTGGATCACCCTAAGCCTGAGGTCCACCGCAAGGCCTGTGGTGCTTTACGCAACATATCCTACGGAAAAgaccacaataacaaaatggCCATCAAGAACTGTGATGGCATCCAAGCTTTAGTCAGACTAATGAGGAGGTCTAGCAGCATGGAGGTCAAAGAGTTGGTCACAGGTACACAGTACTTCTTCACTTTTTCTGGaacaataaaactgaaatccttaaatgttttaagaaaatCTCTACATTTGTATTCTTCCCTTTGCAGGCACTCTCTGGAACCTCTCCTCACATGAGCCGTTAAAGATGATGGTGATCAACAACGGTCTTCAAACACTGACGGATGAGGTCATCATCCCACACTCAGGCTGGAGGAGAGACTCCGCCGACCCCTCCAAACTGCTAAGTGCCGAGTGGACCACCGTCTTCAAGAACACCTCTGGATGTCTGAGGTAACCGTTTGCTTCTGTCATGGAACAAATGACAACAGCTACCAAAAGCTGACTCGTGATGGACTGACTTCTCGCAGCtatgctaaaaaaaacaagttgtttcTGCAGGAACGTCAGCTCTGATGGAGCGGAGGCTCGACAGAGGTTGAGGGAGTGTGAGGGGCTGGTGGACGCGCTCCTTCATGCCCTTCAGTCAGCTGTTGTCAACAAGGACACTGACAATAAGGTGATGTCACCACACTGACTAACATTTAGAAACCCACAATGTATTTTAAGCAGAACTATTACttgttttggtaattaaatggTATGTTGTAATAGGGAGTTTGGGTTGATTCTTTCCTTAACATCACATTTTAAGATTGCACTTGAGACATATATGGAAAgtctgagaagaaaaaaacatcaacacattttattttgaaaaggcaTATTGAAAAATCAGTCAGTGTAAGCACATTTGTAACTCCTACTGCCGTACAACTTACTGATTGAAATCTTCTGTAATTGTCCTCCATTCAGTCAGTGGAGAACTGTGTGTGCATCCTGCGAAACCTGTCCTATCATGTTCACAAAGAGATACCGGGAGCGGAGCGATTTCAAGAACCCCACGGCAATCATCTGATGAGATCAGTGGgacaccagaagaagaagaatgagccTGACTGTTTTGGAGGGAAAAGACCCAAAGGTTGTTAGGCCCGTCAAACATGATGACATCACAATAATCATTTCTGCTTGTATTATTTCAGTTTAGGTTGCTCTGATTGAAAACAAACTATCATTCCATTTCTCAGGTTGCTTCATTTACTCACTGACACATCAAAACCCATGTGTAGGGACATCTACTGTATCGCAGTGTTTCTCCAGATGACAATTAAAACCCCAGAGATAAGATGAATATGCTCTATTTGAGATTTGAGTCGGATTGACGAGCTAAAtattgctactactactagtgCAGCCTTGGCCTGGAGCATCAGTTTCACCTTTCCTGCCCTGAATATTTCATAACCCTGCACATGCAGGAGCTGAAGATATATTTTGTTCTGCAAGAGCTGTGCACGGTTCCAAAATttgaaaaagcttttttatactttgttaCATCAGTTATGTGATATTTACACCATCGTAACAAGCAAGAAGGTTTTTAAACCTGTGATGCATGACCCCTTATACGTAACAATTTGAGTTACAGCTGGTATAAAGTAACTCAAAGGCTGCAGCAGTTTGTGCTGCAGGACACAGGTTTTATGGCTTTTCACCACTGCTAACCTTTCaactaaatgtacaaaattgACAAATGCCTCTCTGATCAACCTGATACTGCCAGGTCCCTCAGTGTCTCGCCGCATGGAGGAGCtctgttttctgctgctgcGTAATCTAATCTTTGACATTGTTCTTCTTTTCCCCTCTAACCGTATCCATCAGAGGAATGGTTCAATCAAGGTCAGTTTGCTCGTTGCTGTTGAATATTTTCACGGTTGTAATATTGTGAGTCAATAGCACATTACATTTGCTGacattatctgtctgtctactgaTATAATGAGAATcggtgtttgtatttgtgtgcatgtatgtgtctgtgatgtACAGGTTGGAAAAATGGATTAATGGACAGAAAATACGGTACATTGGATTTACCAAAACGTACAGAACAAATGAAaggtatatactgtgtgtacagataaaacattgcattttaaatCTAACTGACTGACGCagggacatttttggaaataaacaAGCTATACATTAGGCTTATTACTAATGTATAAAATGTAGATGCATTATGCAGAGCTTCAATCATAACTCATCATCACACAGCACCATAATGAAGCATCAGTACCTGCTTTCTGTGCTACCTTATTTGCTTTATATGCTGGACGTTGGCATGGCCTGAAATAgaattcatttaaatgcaaagcCACACTCCAGCACCTGCACCACTTGAGGAGAGTTTCATTACCAAATCAGAGTGACCCACCAACTGAGAGGCATTTTTATCTGGCAACATCTAGAGGAGGAACATTTCCTCCGACAGGCGCTGGAATTTGCTCGAGACACTGCCGGACATTTTGATTTGCTACTGCTAAACTACCTTTTACCTTATGTTGAGCTGTATgggctgtttgtttttaagcCATGAATGCATTCTGTGTATAGAAACTACAgggaatttattttttacaatagaACTGTAGTGCTGAATACTGTATGCGGATCTGGCTGCTGTTTGAACAGAGATCAAAGCTGAGCTCATGCCTCCCACACTCCAGCCAGTGAATGCAAATCAGTATGATAAGCATGTTATGGTCCTCGGTCAGCTTTATACTACTCGTCAGACATCCGGCAGCCACAGCTGGCTCAGTACAAAAAAGGAGTTTGACAGAATTATAATTTTCTTACGTAgagtttaattaaatgaatgtttaatCAACATGTTTTTCTACTGACCTGCCTACCTAAACCTATTGACCTAAACTAACCCAGATAGAGACTTAATAAAACGCCATCATTTAAGTATTTAGCCGCTGATGATCATATAGGTATTTTACGACCGCTTAAATGTCATCCCTgactctctcttcctttctgttAAAGGACTGGAGCTGCTGTATCAGCCCGAGGTGGTGAGGCTCTACCTCTCTCTTCTCACCTGCAGTCACAACCACAACACCCTGGAGGCGGCCGCAGGGGCGCTGCAGAACCTCGCTGCGGGACACTGGGCTGTGAGTAGATGGAATAGTTGCTAGTTATTTCTGACATCCTTTACACAGGGGTTTTTAGCTTGTATCCCAAACATAAAAAGGTCTATTCAAAGCTGGAAATAGgaacatttaactttaaaccGATGTAGATGTCAAGCGACGGTTTGTTCGCCCGGTCCTTTTATCCAAGTAAGATTGCCATGGCTGCTGTCATAGTGTCCCCGTACATCTATAGTGCCGATCCAGGATTTGTCTCTAGATGACATCCTCACTATTTCTCTCTGCTTTCAGCTTAAGGAGAGACTTAACATGAGCTgtaccataaataaataacatgtcAATTTAATTCAGGGgtgtatttaccttttttaagTCAGTCTGCAATGTGCAGGGTCAAACAAGGGCAATGGGGGCCTCCATGCTGGTTGTTTTTATGTGTCTGAGGCTGCATCAAGTGTGCAGAAGGAGGGAGATGTAGGATTGATCATCTTAATCCAACTAGAGTCTTTTGATTGACTTTGTCACCAGCCTGTCTGATCAAAAATCACTTTTACTGCTACAGTATGTACCCCAAGTGGATCCATAGGCCTGTCAAATAATGTGCTTTGCTAAGATTGACTGCGCAATGAATGTCACTATAATTTAATATCAACGCTGAGGCAGCGCTCAGATTAAAGGTTTTAAACTCCTTTAGAGTTTAAAATCGAGTTGCGTCATACACAAGAGAGCATTTGAGAGGGCAGAACTTTGTTCTTACTTGTGGCATTTCTTATAGAGTGTACTTGTGGGGGCTTTGGAAAGATGGAGAAAGGAGTGAGTAGTTAAGAGGAGTATGAAGCTCCCAAACATCACTCGgctgtattttgtgtttgttcttgtaGTGGTCCAGCTTCATCCGGGCCACAGTGAGAAAAGAGAAGGGGCTTCCTATCCTGGTGGAGCTGCTGCGCTCGGATGCGGACAAAGTGGTGCGAGCTGTGGCTATTGCTCTTCGCAACCTGGCGATGGACCGTAGGAATAAAGACCTAATAGGTACAGACTTGTAACTTTCATCTGCATCCACATGGCTCTACACCCCTTGCACACTAACGTTGCTACGTTGTGTCACTGTCACTTACAGGGAGCTATGCTTTAAGGGACCTTGTTGGTAATCTGCCATGTGGGCAGCAGCACCCAGCGAAGAACCTTGAGGGAGATACGGTGGTGTCTATTCTGAACACCATCCATGAGATCATCACAGATAGCCCAGAGAACACCCGAGCGCTCATACAGGGTCATGCAGTGCAGAAACTGGTGGCCATAAACAAGTCAAGGTACTTAAGTAGTAAATGTAATCCCTTTTACccacatttctaaatatatatctaatatatttatgtatgtatatatgatatactgCATTTTGAACTAAGCTAGACAATCAAAATTGATCAAATAGTAATGATATAGCTTGATAAACAGTCAGGCTGTAATTTGAAATCCTAAGTAAAAGTCTCAGATATTTCTTCAAAATAAGAATTAGAATAATCTATATTGGTATTAAAGTATGTGTTGCTGCCACTGCttaatatgtgtttatacttcaaaCACAGCCTTGATGCAATATCTCATGATATTATAAGCATCATATCCCAGGGCTATCAGAAATGGATTTTATTCATTGTGACAGTATTGTCACAGAGCTGTCCTCTGTTGTTTACCACAATGTCTAATGATTTGTTGTCAGCCAATCAGCACGGGAGACCAAGGCTGCTTCCCATGTGCTCCAGACAATATGGGCCTACAAGGACCTGCGAAACACTCTGATCAAGGCAGGTTGGAACAAGAGCCACTTCAAGGTATTTGTTATTAGTTACTGGATGTGGCATGACAAACTCCTTTTATATCTTGTATTAGGAATGTGAGTCGAGAAATAACACGGCGGTCAAACATggataagaaaaataattgagATACGTTCAACTGTGAAATCTGTGTTTTGTCAGATAAAAGGAAAAGTGGAGAACAGTGACATTTGGGCTTGATCTGAACCCAGAGAATCTTTTGCACAGTAGGTTTTAAGCCACTGAGCACCAGGACACAAGACACCCTTTTATGTGAGGTGTAAAACGGATCATTACATTTAAGCTTATCGTCTCCGGAAAAATAAAAGTTGCGTTACTGTCTGTGTTGGCACAAGTCATTCTAATCAAAACCCATTTAATACCCTTTCATGAAACTAGAACAGAAAAGCATAAAGGTCTGGTTGTCATCCAGTAACATAAtcgttttattttgtcatttaaagcCAACAGCTACCGGAGTGACAAAAAAATCCAAAAGTGGAAAGCAAGGCAGCGATGACATCACCTTGCCTCTCATGGACAAAAACCAAGGTCAGCAAATCATTGCATGCACGGCCTCAGGAACGTTTTATTAAACCACCATCTAAATGAGAAAAGTGTCCTCTAGCTCAGGGGAAGACAAACGTCTTTTAAACATACTGTGGCTCATGTCATGTCAGGGACAAAGAAATGGGCATTTTCAGTCCCGGACTGTATTCTTCTGAAACATAGCCTTGAACCAATGACGTGCTGCCAGGGTTATCAGTGCAAAGACGTTGCTTATTAGCCCGAACATGCTCTCCCAGAGGCAGGGCAGGCACACGCATCAGCAGTCACATTTCATTTAAACGTTGTTCCAAAAGGGCACCCGCTTTACCACGTCAAGAGTGACCTCTAGCTTCCCGCCGAAACAGAGACTTTCTATTGAAGCTTCTTTATAAATTATGAACATAACTTAAACACCCTTTGGAATAGGAATTTGGGAGGGAATATGTTTTAAActaactttttaaaatgattgcatgtgcctctttctctcactggTATTTCATGAATCGTTTTCTCCAACGTAAGGCTTTGCTGCTGTTTGATGACTGACTTATAGGCTCCTGTAGACggcagtaaaataaatgattttattatttgcttTGAGTGAAATGGTCAAATAAACCTCCATTTATACAGCACAGCCTCAAATGCTAATAACCCTTTGCCATATTGTTCACTGCTAATGTGATTTATAATTTTCCCTCGCAGATGGTTATTCCAGTTTAGAGCCGAACGATAGAGTTGGAGATGGAAAAGGGCCTGTTGTTGAAAGAGATACTCTCCAGGTAATCTGCCATTTTAATGTAGGCGACtgaatgtatttacattatgtGTACAGATTTATGGAGAATAAGCAGAAATGGTAACAGTTGTTTGACAGGATTTTGTTTAAAAGGATTACCGTCCTGTGACTTGTGCTTTTAGTGTagtttgtcagtgtttttcaTGCAAATTGACTAACACTGTTCTGTTTGCATATTTCTTTTACCTAGGCGTTAAGTGAGAGAAAACACTTCATCCGAGCTGGCAGGCCTGCAGTGGGCCTCATGGATAACAAACCTCCACCACTGGACTCCTGGGTGTAAACACGGCCAGTCAAACCAGTTAAATCCTGTAAAGACACTTTCCTTTGGTGAAATACGGATTCGCTCATTCTTGTACAGATGGAGAAACAcgttcaattaaaaaaagaatttccTTTGTTTACAGGAAATAATGTGCCAAACATTTACGTGTATTTATTATGGAGGTTATTtggcaaaaacatttaatagatTTTGTCATTTAGGATGATATAGCCTACTGTGTGTCTGAAACTCATGAAGGATTATGTATGACATCTGAAATAGCCTAAATATGCAAACTGTGGTGAATCATGACTCCAAAGAATATATGACATTTACAATTTGAATTTTACTGCTAagtatgaaatcatttataaTACTTATAGTTTGTCAAGCGTGA
It encodes the following:
- the arvcfa gene encoding armadillo repeat protein deleted in velo-cardio-facial syndrome homolog isoform X2, which translates into the protein MFELPQMLIGRVKAKIQRRQRNRRLTGGHWDLVHHLWGSREDLAMPAEVKEEQSTEGPPPPLSLSQEAKEVTVDNPSVNDELDTPTSIASVMTSTNESSTETDTPQQTDTEESKAVEQEGEQVPIETQESSETQQDHFRTPDTPDLTSTPEVQDNTPIKQPISEANIDPTESVPASSATAAAPPQPQVVQQSEEPQLVIPNRQSRVYTLPDSYRGIGGDLCPAYGSLSRTTLHGYWPAKNFQPGAHCTLPFFRDSYAPAGLSSQAEEEGQSERGENPLDMKTDHPSASYSTLGGIQQFRPITTMELLREPSRTRGGYDDALMAQLEGNLNPFFQAMCRAQTLQFPHKRSSMVSLDSLRRDPRWRDPNLHEVISMLSHPLDPVKSNAAAYLQHLCYENDRIKLEVRQLNGVPSLVELLDHPKPEVHRKACGALRNISYGKDHNNKMAIKNCDGIQALVRLMRRSSSMEVKELVTGTLWNLSSHEPLKMMVINNGLQTLTDEVIIPHSGWRRDSADPSKLLSAEWTTVFKNTSGCLRNVSSDGAEARQRLRECEGLVDALLHALQSAVVNKDTDNKSVENCVCILRNLSYHVHKEIPGAERFQEPHGNHLMRSVGHQKKKNEPDCFGGKRPKGWKNGLMDRKYGTLDLPKRTEQMKGLELLYQPEVVRLYLSLLTCSHNHNTLEAAAGALQNLAAGHWAWSSFIRATVRKEKGLPILVELLRSDADKVVRAVAIALRNLAMDRRNKDLIGSYALRDLVGNLPCGQQHPAKNLEGDTVVSILNTIHEIITDSPENTRALIQGHAVQKLVAINKSSQSARETKAASHVLQTIWAYKDLRNTLIKAGWNKSHFKPTATGVTKKSKSGKQGSDDITLPLMDKNQDGYSSLEPNDRVGDGKGPVVERDTLQALSERKHFIRAGRPAVGLMDNKPPPLDSWV
- the arvcfa gene encoding armadillo repeat protein deleted in velo-cardio-facial syndrome homolog isoform X4 — protein: MKKPSNHLLKKVEQSTEGPPPPLSLSQEAKEVTVDNPSVNDELDTPTSIASVMTSTNESSTETDTPQQTDTEESKAVEQEGEQVPIETQESSETQQDHFRTPDTPDLTSTPEVQDNTPIKQPISEANIDPTESVPASSATAAAPPQPQVVQQSEEPQLVIPNRQSRVYTLPDSYRGIGGDLCPAYGSLSRTTLHGYWPAKNFQPGAHCTLPFFRDSYAPAGLSSQAEEEGQSERGENPLDMKTDHPSASYSTLGGIQQFRPITTMELLREPSRTRGGYDDALMAQLEGNLNPFFQAMCRAQTLQFPHKRSSMVSLDSLRRDPRWRDPNLHEVISMLSHPLDPVKSNAAAYLQHLCYENDRIKLEVRQLNGVPSLVELLDHPKPEVHRKACGALRNISYGKDHNNKMAIKNCDGIQALVRLMRRSSSMEVKELVTGTLWNLSSHEPLKMMVINNGLQTLTDEVIIPHSGWRRDSADPSKLLSAEWTTVFKNTSGCLRNVSSDGAEARQRLRECEGLVDALLHALQSAVVNKDTDNKSVENCVCILRNLSYHVHKEIPGAERFQEPHGNHLMRSVGHQKKKNEPDCFGGKRPKEEWFNQGWKNGLMDRKYGTLDLPKRTEQMKGLELLYQPEVVRLYLSLLTCSHNHNTLEAAAGALQNLAAGHWAWSSFIRATVRKEKGLPILVELLRSDADKVVRAVAIALRNLAMDRRNKDLIGSYALRDLVGNLPCGQQHPAKNLEGDTVVSILNTIHEIITDSPENTRALIQGHAVQKLVAINKSSQSARETKAASHVLQTIWAYKDLRNTLIKAGWNKSHFKPTATGVTKKSKSGKQGSDDITLPLMDKNQDGYSSLEPNDRVGDGKGPVVERDTLQALSERKHFIRAGRPAVGLMDNKPPPLDSWV
- the arvcfa gene encoding armadillo repeat protein deleted in velo-cardio-facial syndrome homolog isoform X5, encoding MTSTNESSTETDTPQQTDTEESKAVEQEGEQVPIETQESSETQQDHFRTPDTPDLTSTPEVQDNTPIKQPISEANIDPTESVPASSATAAAPPQPQVVQQSEEPQLVIPNRQSRVYTLPDSYRGIGGDLCPAYGSLSRTTLHGYWPAKNFQPGAHCTLPFFRDSYAPAGLSSQAEEEGQSERGENPLDMKTDHPSASYSTLGGIQQFRPITTMELLREPSRTRGGYDDALMAQLEGNLNPFFQAMCRAQTLQFPHKRSSMVSLDSLRRDPRWRDPNLHEVISMLSHPLDPVKSNAAAYLQHLCYENDRIKLEVRQLNGVPSLVELLDHPKPEVHRKACGALRNISYGKDHNNKMAIKNCDGIQALVRLMRRSSSMEVKELVTGTLWNLSSHEPLKMMVINNGLQTLTDEVIIPHSGWRRDSADPSKLLSAEWTTVFKNTSGCLRNVSSDGAEARQRLRECEGLVDALLHALQSAVVNKDTDNKSVENCVCILRNLSYHVHKEIPGAERFQEPHGNHLMRSVGHQKKKNEPDCFGGKRPKEEWFNQGWKNGLMDRKYGTLDLPKRTEQMKGLELLYQPEVVRLYLSLLTCSHNHNTLEAAAGALQNLAAGHWAWSSFIRATVRKEKGLPILVELLRSDADKVVRAVAIALRNLAMDRRNKDLIGSYALRDLVGNLPCGQQHPAKNLEGDTVVSILNTIHEIITDSPENTRALIQGHAVQKLVAINKSSQSARETKAASHVLQTIWAYKDLRNTLIKAGWNKSHFKPTATGVTKKSKSGKQGSDDITLPLMDKNQDGYSSLEPNDRVGDGKGPVVERDTLQALSERKHFIRAGRPAVGLMDNKPPPLDSWV
- the arvcfa gene encoding armadillo repeat protein deleted in velo-cardio-facial syndrome homolog isoform X1, encoding MFELPQMLIGRVKAKIQRRQRNRRLTGGHWDLVHHLWGSREDLAMPAEVKEEQSTEGPPPPLSLSQEAKEVTVDNPSVNDELDTPTSIASVMTSTNESSTETDTPQQTDTEESKAVEQEGEQVPIETQESSETQQDHFRTPDTPDLTSTPEVQDNTPIKQPISEANIDPTESVPASSATAAAPPQPQVVQQSEEPQLVIPNRQSRVYTLPDSYRGIGGDLCPAYGSLSRTTLHGYWPAKNFQPGAHCTLPFFRDSYAPAGLSSQAEEEGQSERGENPLDMKTDHPSASYSTLGGIQQFRPITTMELLREPSRTRGGYDDALMAQLEGNLNPFFQAMCRAQTLQFPHKRSSMVSLDSLRRDPRWRDPNLHEVISMLSHPLDPVKSNAAAYLQHLCYENDRIKLEVRQLNGVPSLVELLDHPKPEVHRKACGALRNISYGKDHNNKMAIKNCDGIQALVRLMRRSSSMEVKELVTGTLWNLSSHEPLKMMVINNGLQTLTDEVIIPHSGWRRDSADPSKLLSAEWTTVFKNTSGCLRNVSSDGAEARQRLRECEGLVDALLHALQSAVVNKDTDNKSVENCVCILRNLSYHVHKEIPGAERFQEPHGNHLMRSVGHQKKKNEPDCFGGKRPKEEWFNQGWKNGLMDRKYGTLDLPKRTEQMKGLELLYQPEVVRLYLSLLTCSHNHNTLEAAAGALQNLAAGHWAWSSFIRATVRKEKGLPILVELLRSDADKVVRAVAIALRNLAMDRRNKDLIGSYALRDLVGNLPCGQQHPAKNLEGDTVVSILNTIHEIITDSPENTRALIQGHAVQKLVAINKSSQSARETKAASHVLQTIWAYKDLRNTLIKAGWNKSHFKPTATGVTKKSKSGKQGSDDITLPLMDKNQDGYSSLEPNDRVGDGKGPVVERDTLQALSERKHFIRAGRPAVGLMDNKPPPLDSWV
- the arvcfa gene encoding armadillo repeat protein deleted in velo-cardio-facial syndrome homolog isoform X3 — translated: MFELPQMLIGRVKAKIQRRQRNRRLTGGHWDLVHHLWGSREDLAMPAEVKEEQSTEGPPPPLSLSQEAKEVTVDNPSVNDELDTPTSIASVMTSTNESSTETDTPQQTDTEESKAVEQEGEQVPIETQESSETQQDHFRTPDTPDLTSTPEVQDNTPIKQPISEANIDPTESVPASSATAAAPPQPQVVQQSEEPQLVIPNRQSRVYTLPDSYRGIGGDLCPAYGSLSRTTLHGYWPAKNFQPGAHCTLPFFRDSYAPAGLSSQAEEEGQSERGENPLDMKTDHPSASYSTLGGIQQFRPITTMELLREPSRTRGGYDDALMAQLEGNLNPFFQAMCRAQTLQFPHKRSSMVSLDSLRRDPRWRDPNLHEVISMLSHPLDPVKSNAAAYLQHLCYENDRIKLEVRQLNGVPSLVELLDHPKPEVHRKACGALRNISYGKDHNNKMAIKNCDGIQALVRLMRRSSSMEVKELVTGTLWNLSSHEPLKMMVINNGLQTLTDEVIIPHSGWRRDSADPSKLLSAEWTTVFKNTSGCLRNVSSDGAEARQRLRECEGLVDALLHALQSAVVNKDTDNKSVENCVCILRNLSYHVHKEIPGAERFQEPHGNHLMRSVGHQKKKNEPDCFGGKRPKEEWFNQGLELLYQPEVVRLYLSLLTCSHNHNTLEAAAGALQNLAAGHWAWSSFIRATVRKEKGLPILVELLRSDADKVVRAVAIALRNLAMDRRNKDLIGSYALRDLVGNLPCGQQHPAKNLEGDTVVSILNTIHEIITDSPENTRALIQGHAVQKLVAINKSSQSARETKAASHVLQTIWAYKDLRNTLIKAGWNKSHFKPTATGVTKKSKSGKQGSDDITLPLMDKNQDGYSSLEPNDRVGDGKGPVVERDTLQALSERKHFIRAGRPAVGLMDNKPPPLDSWV